The Salvelinus alpinus chromosome 21, SLU_Salpinus.1, whole genome shotgun sequence genome has a segment encoding these proteins:
- the LOC139548100 gene encoding dual specificity tyrosine-phosphorylation-regulated kinase 1A-like isoform X1, with protein MHPGGETSACKPSSVRLAPSFSFHAAGLQMAAPMPHTHQQYSDRHQPSTDQAAAVLPYSDQTQQLTANPRHMPQCFRDPTLAPLRKLSIDLIKTYKQINEVYYAKKKRRHQTGQGEDSSHKKERKVFNDGYDDDNYDYIVKNGEKWMDRYEIDSLIGKGSFGQVVKAYDRVEQEWVAIKIIKNKKAFLNQAQIEVRLLELMNKHDTEMKYYIVHLKRHFMFRNHLCLVFEMLSYNLYDLLRNTNFRGVSLNLTRKFAQQLCTALLFLATPELSIIHCDLKPENILLCNPKRSAIKIVDFGSSCQLGQRIYQYIQSRFYRSPEVLLGMPYDLAIDMWSLGCILVEMHTGEPLFSGANEVDQMNKIVEVLGIPPNHIMDLAPKARKFFEKLSDGTWSVKKTKDGKRYKPPASRKLHSIMGVEAGGPGGRRAGESGHAVADYLKFKDLILRMLDYDPKSRIQPYYALQHSFFKKTADEGTNTSSSVSTSPALEQSQSSGTTSSTSSSSGGSSGTSTSGRARSDPTHHHLHSGGHFGAVMPAIDGDTLCPQARKPYPPPLVWGGGVGPEPVTGETHPVQETTFHVPPQHPKALHPHSHPHHHHGQVMATRPRPRHYTSPTHSSSTQDSMEVVHGHLSMTSLSSSASSSSTSSSSTGNHGNQAYQLRHLPFGHHGGLSMGMGAFSNPRQETGMAAHPAYPMGTNTGPAHYLPEGHLGLRQGMDREESPMTGVCVQQSSMASS; from the exons ATGCATCCAG GAGGAGAGACTTCAGCATGCAAACCTTCGTCCGTCCGGCTTGCGCCCTCTTTTTCTTTCCACGCTGCTGGTCTTCAGATGGCTGCTCCAATGCCCCATACGCACCAGCAGTACAGTGACCGCCACCAGCCGAGCACTGACCAAGCTGCTGCGGTCCTACCGTACAGCGACCAAACGCAACAGCTCACTGCCAACCCG AGGCACATGCCCCAGTGCTTTCGTGACCCTACTTTGGCTCCCCTGCGGAAGCTCTCTATAGACCTTATCAAAACCTATAAACAGATCAATGAG GTCTATTATGCAAAAAAGAAGCGACGGCACCAAACAGGTCAGGGTGAAGACTCCAGTcacaagaaagagaggaaggtcTTCAATGATGGCTACGACGATGACAACTACGATTACATTGTCAAGAATGGGGAGAAGTGGATGGACCGCTATGAGATTGACTCCTTGATAGGCAAAGGGTCATTTGGACAG GTTGTAAAAGCTTATGACCGTGTAGAGCAGGAGTGGGTTGCCAtcaagatcatcaagaacaagaAAGCTTTTCTCAATCAAGCCCAGATTGAAGTGCGCCTCCTAGAGCTCATGAACAAACATGACACTGAGATGAAATACTACATAG TTCACCTGAAACGTCACTTCATGTTTCGGAACCACCTCTGCCTGGTGTTTGAGATGCTCTCATACAACCTGTACGACCTGCTGCGAAACACCAACTTCCGTGGTGTCTCTCTCAACCTGACCAGGAAGTTTGCTCAGCAGCTTTGCACTGCGCTGCTGTTCCTGGCCACACCCGAGCTCAGCATCATCCACTGTGACCTGAAGCCAGAGAACATCCTGCTGTGCAACCCCAAGAGGAGCGCCATCAAGATAGTGGACTTTGGCAGCTCCTGCCAACTGGGACAGAGG ATATACCAGTACATTCAGAGTCGTTTTTACCGCTCCCCAGAGGTGCTGCTGGGCATGCCCTATGACCTGGCCATCGACATGTGGTCCCTTGGCTGCATCCTGGTGGAGATGCACACTGGGGAGCCCCTCTTCAGTGGAGCCAACGAG GTGGACCAGATGAATAAGATAGTTGAAGTTCTTGGTATCCCCCCCAATCACATTATGGACCTAGCCCCAAAAGCCAGGAAGTTCTTTGAGAAGCTATCGGATGGCACATGGAGTGTTAAGAAGACCAAAGATGGCAAAAGG TATAAGCCTCCAGCCTCTCGGAAGCTCCACTCCATCATGGGTGTAGAGGCCGGTGGTCCAGGTGGCCGGCGGGCGGGGGAGTCTGGCCATGCTGTTGCTGACTATTTGAAGTTCAAGGACCTGATCCTTCGGATGTTGGACTATGACCCCAAGAGCCGCATCCAGCCCTACTACGCCCTGCAGCACAGCTTCTTCAAGAAGACTGCAGACGAGGGGACCAACACGAGCAGCAGTGTGTCTACCAGCCCAGCGCTGGAGCAGTCCCAGTCCTCTGGAACCACCTCCAGCACCTCCTCCAGCTCAG GAGGGTCGTCTGGGACAAGTACCAGTGGTAGAGCGAGGTCAGACCCCACCCATCACCACCTACACAGTGGAGGGCACTTTGGGGCAGTAATGCCAGCCATCGACGGTGACACCCTCTGTCCACAG GCAAGAAAGCCTTACCCTCCCCCATTGGTGTGGGGAGGTGGGGTCGGACCAGAGCCGGTGACCGGAGAGACCCACCCAGTCCAGGAGACCACCTTCCACGTCCCCCCTCAGCACCCCAAGGCCCTGCACCCCCACTCCCACCCCCATCATCACCACGGGCAGGTGATGGCCACACGGCCCCGCCCGCGGCACTACACCTCCCCCACACACAGCTCCTCCACACAAGACTCCATGGAGGTGGTGCATGGCCATCTGTCCATGACCTCCCTGTcttcctctgcctcctcttcctccacatctTCCTCTTCCACTGGGAATCACGGCAACCAGGCCTACCAGCTCCGCCACCTGCCTTTTGGGCATCATGGCGGGCTGAGCATGGGGATGGGCGCCTTCTCGAATCCCCGGCAGGAGACAGGCATGGCTGCCCACCCCGCTTACCCCATGGGCACAAACACGGGGCCGGCTCACTACCTACCGGAGGGCCACCTGGGCTTGAGGCAGGGCATGGACCGGGAGGAGTCTCCCATGACTGGAGTGTGTGTGCAGCAGAGTTCCATGGCCAGCTCGTGA
- the LOC139548100 gene encoding dual specificity tyrosine-phosphorylation-regulated kinase 1A-like isoform X2: MAAPMPHTHQQYSDRHQPSTDQAAAVLPYSDQTQQLTANPRHMPQCFRDPTLAPLRKLSIDLIKTYKQINEVYYAKKKRRHQTGQGEDSSHKKERKVFNDGYDDDNYDYIVKNGEKWMDRYEIDSLIGKGSFGQVVKAYDRVEQEWVAIKIIKNKKAFLNQAQIEVRLLELMNKHDTEMKYYIVHLKRHFMFRNHLCLVFEMLSYNLYDLLRNTNFRGVSLNLTRKFAQQLCTALLFLATPELSIIHCDLKPENILLCNPKRSAIKIVDFGSSCQLGQRIYQYIQSRFYRSPEVLLGMPYDLAIDMWSLGCILVEMHTGEPLFSGANEVDQMNKIVEVLGIPPNHIMDLAPKARKFFEKLSDGTWSVKKTKDGKRYKPPASRKLHSIMGVEAGGPGGRRAGESGHAVADYLKFKDLILRMLDYDPKSRIQPYYALQHSFFKKTADEGTNTSSSVSTSPALEQSQSSGTTSSTSSSSGGSSGTSTSGRARSDPTHHHLHSGGHFGAVMPAIDGDTLCPQARKPYPPPLVWGGGVGPEPVTGETHPVQETTFHVPPQHPKALHPHSHPHHHHGQVMATRPRPRHYTSPTHSSSTQDSMEVVHGHLSMTSLSSSASSSSTSSSSTGNHGNQAYQLRHLPFGHHGGLSMGMGAFSNPRQETGMAAHPAYPMGTNTGPAHYLPEGHLGLRQGMDREESPMTGVCVQQSSMASS; this comes from the exons ATGGCTGCTCCAATGCCCCATACGCACCAGCAGTACAGTGACCGCCACCAGCCGAGCACTGACCAAGCTGCTGCGGTCCTACCGTACAGCGACCAAACGCAACAGCTCACTGCCAACCCG AGGCACATGCCCCAGTGCTTTCGTGACCCTACTTTGGCTCCCCTGCGGAAGCTCTCTATAGACCTTATCAAAACCTATAAACAGATCAATGAG GTCTATTATGCAAAAAAGAAGCGACGGCACCAAACAGGTCAGGGTGAAGACTCCAGTcacaagaaagagaggaaggtcTTCAATGATGGCTACGACGATGACAACTACGATTACATTGTCAAGAATGGGGAGAAGTGGATGGACCGCTATGAGATTGACTCCTTGATAGGCAAAGGGTCATTTGGACAG GTTGTAAAAGCTTATGACCGTGTAGAGCAGGAGTGGGTTGCCAtcaagatcatcaagaacaagaAAGCTTTTCTCAATCAAGCCCAGATTGAAGTGCGCCTCCTAGAGCTCATGAACAAACATGACACTGAGATGAAATACTACATAG TTCACCTGAAACGTCACTTCATGTTTCGGAACCACCTCTGCCTGGTGTTTGAGATGCTCTCATACAACCTGTACGACCTGCTGCGAAACACCAACTTCCGTGGTGTCTCTCTCAACCTGACCAGGAAGTTTGCTCAGCAGCTTTGCACTGCGCTGCTGTTCCTGGCCACACCCGAGCTCAGCATCATCCACTGTGACCTGAAGCCAGAGAACATCCTGCTGTGCAACCCCAAGAGGAGCGCCATCAAGATAGTGGACTTTGGCAGCTCCTGCCAACTGGGACAGAGG ATATACCAGTACATTCAGAGTCGTTTTTACCGCTCCCCAGAGGTGCTGCTGGGCATGCCCTATGACCTGGCCATCGACATGTGGTCCCTTGGCTGCATCCTGGTGGAGATGCACACTGGGGAGCCCCTCTTCAGTGGAGCCAACGAG GTGGACCAGATGAATAAGATAGTTGAAGTTCTTGGTATCCCCCCCAATCACATTATGGACCTAGCCCCAAAAGCCAGGAAGTTCTTTGAGAAGCTATCGGATGGCACATGGAGTGTTAAGAAGACCAAAGATGGCAAAAGG TATAAGCCTCCAGCCTCTCGGAAGCTCCACTCCATCATGGGTGTAGAGGCCGGTGGTCCAGGTGGCCGGCGGGCGGGGGAGTCTGGCCATGCTGTTGCTGACTATTTGAAGTTCAAGGACCTGATCCTTCGGATGTTGGACTATGACCCCAAGAGCCGCATCCAGCCCTACTACGCCCTGCAGCACAGCTTCTTCAAGAAGACTGCAGACGAGGGGACCAACACGAGCAGCAGTGTGTCTACCAGCCCAGCGCTGGAGCAGTCCCAGTCCTCTGGAACCACCTCCAGCACCTCCTCCAGCTCAG GAGGGTCGTCTGGGACAAGTACCAGTGGTAGAGCGAGGTCAGACCCCACCCATCACCACCTACACAGTGGAGGGCACTTTGGGGCAGTAATGCCAGCCATCGACGGTGACACCCTCTGTCCACAG GCAAGAAAGCCTTACCCTCCCCCATTGGTGTGGGGAGGTGGGGTCGGACCAGAGCCGGTGACCGGAGAGACCCACCCAGTCCAGGAGACCACCTTCCACGTCCCCCCTCAGCACCCCAAGGCCCTGCACCCCCACTCCCACCCCCATCATCACCACGGGCAGGTGATGGCCACACGGCCCCGCCCGCGGCACTACACCTCCCCCACACACAGCTCCTCCACACAAGACTCCATGGAGGTGGTGCATGGCCATCTGTCCATGACCTCCCTGTcttcctctgcctcctcttcctccacatctTCCTCTTCCACTGGGAATCACGGCAACCAGGCCTACCAGCTCCGCCACCTGCCTTTTGGGCATCATGGCGGGCTGAGCATGGGGATGGGCGCCTTCTCGAATCCCCGGCAGGAGACAGGCATGGCTGCCCACCCCGCTTACCCCATGGGCACAAACACGGGGCCGGCTCACTACCTACCGGAGGGCCACCTGGGCTTGAGGCAGGGCATGGACCGGGAGGAGTCTCCCATGACTGGAGTGTGTGTGCAGCAGAGTTCCATGGCCAGCTCGTGA